A DNA window from Bubalus bubalis isolate 160015118507 breed Murrah chromosome 20, NDDB_SH_1, whole genome shotgun sequence contains the following coding sequences:
- the TMED3 gene encoding transmembrane emp24 domain-containing protein 3, translating into MGGVVPRSVSALPLLLLLLLQAERPRGAELTFELPDNAKQCFHEEVEQGVKFSLDYQVITGGHYDVDCFVKDPLGNTIYSETKKQYDSFTHKAEVKGVYQFCFSNEFSTFSHKTVYFDFQVGDEPPILPDMGNRVTALTQMESACVTIHEALKTVIDSQKHYRLREAQDRARAEDLNSRVSYWSIGETIALFVVSFSQVLLLKSFFTEKRPIGRTVHS; encoded by the exons ATGGGTGGCGTGGTCCCGCGCTCCGTCTCcgcgctgccgctgctgctactgctgttgctcCAGGCGGAGCGGCCGCGGGGCGCCGAGCTCACCTTCGAGCTGCCGGACAACGCCAAGCAGTGCTTCCACGAGGAGGTGGAGCAGGGCGTGAAGTTCTCCCTAGACTACCAG GTCATCACTGGAGGCCACTACGATGTCGACTGCTTTGTGAAAGACCCTCTGGGGAACACCATCTACAGTGAAACCAAGAAACAGTATGACAGCTTCACTCACAAGGCCGAGGTCAAGGGCGTGTATCAGTTTTGCTTCAGCAATGAGTTTTCCACCTTCTCTCACAAAACTGTCTACTTTGACTTTCAAGTGGGCGACGAGCCCCCCATTCTCCCAGACATGGGGAACAGAGTCACAGCTCTCACCCAG ATGGAGTCCGCCTGTGTGACCATCCATGAGGCTCTGAAGACGGTGATCGACTCGCAGAAGCATTACCGGCTCCGGGAGGCACAGGACCGGGCCCGCGCAGAAGACCTCAACAGCCGAGTCTCTTACTGGTCCATCGGCGAGACCATCGCCCTGTTTGTGGTCAGCTTCAGCCAGGTGCTGCTGCTAAAAAGCTTCTTCACAGAGAAACGGCCCATCGGCAGGACGGTCCACTCCTAG
- the ANKRD34C gene encoding ankyrin repeat domain-containing protein 34C: MMDDDTELRTDGNSLLKAVWLGRLRLTRLLLEGGAYINESNDKGETALMVACITKHVDQQSISKSKMVKYLLDNRADPNIQDKSGKTALIHACIRRAGGDVVSLLLENGADPSLEDRTGASALVYAINADDKDALRHLLDACKAKGKEVIIITTDKSSSGTKTTKQYLNVPPSPKEEDRQSPPPCASPSEVELKAPGLGSPPSEKEDDFFSLQSGHPSSCNTAKALNEPGSPARKVGNLKRARLPQLKRLQSEPWGLTAPSVLAASCVHQDETHGVGMDGEVKSIGDVSFPRRSPLSRTSSIDGKDASLVHTVTEQVVKIPVSSASASWKAAYEKTQAPHPRLARRGTLPIDQEKVGICPVGPSALKDTMTLKRLENDLYDLELQPGADLPNPISLESGKGPLDRKKLNSSHLSLFQGSRESLDAVSSTSPNSARRRPPHLLERRGSGTLLLDRISQTRPGFLPPLNVNLNPPIPDIRVSSKSSSPLASGLKSMVPVAPSSPKRVDLRSKKKLLRRHSMQVEQMKQLSDFEETMT; this comes from the coding sequence ATGATGGATGATGACACGGAACTGAGGACGGATGGAAACTCACTTTTAAAGGCTGTGTGGCTCGGGAGGCTCAGGCTGACAAGGCTCCTCCTGGAAGGGGGCGCATACATCAACGAAAGCAATGACAAGGGGGAGACGGCTCTCATGGTGGCGTGCATCACCAAGCATGTGGACCAGCAGAGCATCAGCAAGTCCAAGATGGTCAAGTACCTGCTGGACAACAGGGCAGACCCCAACATCCAGGATAAGTCTGGCAAGACCGCCCTCATCCATGCCTGCATCCGAAGAGCTGGGGGGGACGTGGTCTCCCTGCTGCTGGAGAATGGAGCAGACCCCAGCCTTGAGGACCGCACTGGGGCTTCAGCTCTGGTTTATGCCATAAATGCAGATGACAAGGATGCGTTGAGACATCTTCTGGATGCCTGCAAGGCCAAAGGCAAGGAGGTAATTATCATAACGACAGACAAGTCGTCTTCGGGCACCAAAACCACCAAACAGTATCTGAATGTACCCCCTTCACCCAAAGAGGAAGACAGACAGTCGCCTCCCCCCTGTGCTTCTCCATCTGAGGTTGAACTTAAGGCTCCAGGCCTGGGCTCTCCACCCAGCGAGAAGGAAGATGACTTCTTTAGCCTCCAATCAGGGCATCCAAGTAGTTGCAACACTGCCAAGGCTCTTAATGAACCCGGGTCGCCTGCTCGGAAAGTTGGGAATCTCAAAAGGGCCCGCCTGCCTCAGCTGAAGAGGCTCCAGTCTGAGCCCTGGGGCCTGACTGCACCCTCCGTGTTGGCTGCCTCCTGCGTGCATCAGGACGAGACCCACGGTGTGGGCATGGACGGCGAGGTCAAGAGCATCGGTGATGTATCCTTCCCCAGAAGGAGCCCCCTCTCCAGAACCAGCAGCATTGATGGCAAAGATGCCAGCCTCGTCCACACTGTCACGGAACAGGTTGTGAAGATCCCGGTCTCTTCGGCATCGGCCTCATGGAAGGCAGCCTACGAGAAGACTCAGGCTCCCCACCCACGTCTGGCCAGAAGAGGCACTCTCCCTATCGACCAAGAGAAGGTGGGCATCTGCCCAGTGGGTCCCTCTGCTCTCAAAGACACCATGACCCTCAAACGGCTGGAGAATGACCTCTATGATTTAGAGTTACAGCCTGGGGCCGACCTGCCCAACCCTATCTCCCTAGAATCAGGCAAAGGACCACTGGATCGCAAGAAGCTCAACAGCTCCCACCTGTCTCTCTTCCAGGGCTCTAGGGAGTCCCTGGATGCTGTGTCCAGCACGTCACCCAACTCAGCCCGCCGCAGGCCACCCCATCTTCTAGAAAGACGAGGTTCTGGAACCTTGCTCCTGGATCGAATTTCTCAGACCAGGCCCGGCTTCCTCCCACCTTTAAATGTAAATCTGAACCCACCTATCCCGGATATTAGAGTGAGCAGCAAATCTTCCTCTCCACTTGCTAGTGGCTTAAAATCCATGGTTCCTGTCGCTCCAAGCTCACCAAAGAGAGTTGACTTGAGAAGTAAAAAGAAACTCCTCCGGAGGCATTCTATGCAAGTTGAGCAGATGAAGCAACTGTCTGACTTTGAGGAAACCATGACCTAG